Within Desulfobaccales bacterium, the genomic segment GCTTTTGAGAAAATCATCTGATTACAATTGAAGCTCCCCGCAGCAAGCTACGGGAAATCTTCGACCGTAGGGAATAGCGTCTATTTTTAATTCGCTCGCTAACCCCGTCGCAAGTCCGCCCGCCATATCCGCCATAAAGATTGGCGGACGTGCCGCTGGCGGGACCTTCGGCGGGGAATGCGCTCGCTGTTTCGGTTCAGTGCGGCGCCGACGGGAAAAAACTTGAACGTTCGGAGATGTTTGATGGGGTGAGAATTTAGGGTTTTTGGATGTCAAGTTTACGCATACGAGCGCGCAAGGTGCTGCGGTCAAGCCCAAGGATTTCAGCCGCACTGTTTTTTCCGCCGACTTTCCAATGGGTCTGTTCAAGTGTCTGGACAATATAGTCGCGCTCAACCGATTCCAAAGTTTTTTGGCTTGTACATAAATTCTTGAACGGCGTCTTGAGTTCATCAACCAGGCGCAGCTTGGGACCCGACGAGTTGATCACCGCACGTTCAAGGACGTTTTCCAGCTCCCTGACATTTCCAGGCCAGTGATAATTTTGTAAAGCATTCATTGCGCTCGCCGAAATGATTTCAATGGTCCTGCCCATCCGCTTGGAAATCTTTTTGACGTAAAAATCCACAAGAAGCGGTATGTCGTCCATGCGATCCCGGAGCGACGGCATGGTAATCGGAAAAATATTTAACCGGTACCAGAGATCTTCACGGAAATGGCCATTGCGGACTTCCTCTTCCAGATTACGATTTGTGGCGGCAATAATCCGTACATCGACTTTGACGGTGACGGAGCTGCCCAACCGTTCAAACTCGCCATCCTGGAGCACTCTGAGCAGCTTTGATTGTAATTCCAGCGGCAATTCGCCGATTTCATCCAGAAAAAGGGTAGCGCCGTTTGCGACCTCAAATCGCCCAAGACGTCTGGAATGAGAACCGGTGAACGCACCTTTCTCATGACCGAACAATTCGCTTTCGATCAGGTTTGAGGGCAGTGCGGCGCAATTTACTTTTACCAGAGCCCGATTTTTGCGCAAGCTCAAGCCGTGAATGGCCCGGGCGATCAACTCTTTGCCGGTTCCTGTCTCACCAAGAACCAATACGGTGGTATCGCTGCCGGCAATTTGTTCAACTTTATAAAGCACGTATTTGAGCCCGTCACTTTGACCGATAATTTTGTCATGGTTGTATTCCAGTTTAATCTCTTCTTGCAGATATGCTCTTTCCTCTTCCAATTGATCTTTTAACTTATTTATTTCGGAAAGGGCGGTTTCAGCTTTTTGTTTTCCTTTTTCCGCCTCTTCTTTTGCGACGACAAGTTCGACCGTGCGCTCCTCTACCTGCTGTTCGAGCTCGTCATGGGCTTTTTGCAGCGCATCCTCCATCTTCTTGCGCTCGGTGACGTCTACCATTACGACAACAATGCCGATGAAACCTTTATGAGTGATAAGTGAGTTTGCGCTCAATAGAAAGGAAAAAAACTTGTTATCCCCATGCTTGAAAGTGACCTCAACCGCGTGGAGGACCTTGTCACTCATTGCAGATAGAAGGACAAGGGGAGTCCCGTCGGGATAGAGGAGGTCAAATGCCTCGTCAAACGCCTGGAAGATTGGGCTTCTACCGAAGAGCCTATTGGTCGACTGACTTGCACGGATGATACGGCCTCGGTGGTCGCAGAGAACAAATATTTCCGCAGCTTGATGGAGGATTTGAGTTGTCAGTTTTTCCTCTGCCAGCATCTCTTCATTGCGCTTTTGGTCCGTCAGGTCGGTCACCACCATGCACACGGCACCGGGCATATCCGTGGGCTGAAGGGGACTTGCGGAAAGTAAGACAGGTGCATAATTTTCACCTCCGGTCTGTAAGGCCAATTCTACCTTACTGTTACCCTTTAAACCCCGCTCAACCAATGCCTTAAATACTTGAAGGTCTGTTGATGAAATGTATTGGTAGATTGAAGATCCCAGTACTTTTTCCAGAGACCCTTGGACGATATCTGCAAAACGTTGGTTACAGAAAAGGATCGTGCCGTCGGAGGCCAGGGTGACGGCCCCTTCGTTCATGGTTTCGACCATGACCCTGTAAGGATGATCGGCGCCCGATAGTGTAAAGACCCGATCTCCTTCCACCGTTGAGACAACCAGACCATCCACCTCACCGCCTCGGATAGCGCGCAGAGTTTCCTCAACTTCCATCATCCGCGACGTGAGTTCCTGCAACTCATCCAAAAGTTGCCGGCGTGTTCTATCCGATTTGTTCATTGATTCGCACTCATGAATTCTTTGGGTTTCAGACCGATGCCTTCAAGAAACCTTTCCGTATCCGACATGTCGCCGATGAGCCTCCGGAGTGGCAGGGGGAGTTTCTTGATGAGCGTTGGGGTGGCAATAATCTGCTCTTCCTTGGCCAGCTTGGGCTGTTGGTAGATGTCTATCACCTTGAGTTCGTAGCGGCCTGCCAGGTGTTTTTCACAGAGTTTCTGGACATTGGCGATTGCCTGGGTTGACTTTGGGGTCATCCCTGTAACATACAGCTGAAGAACGTGCTTTGCCCGGTCTCGCTTCGCTGCCGCTTTTTCTAATTCCTCAGTGCTCGTTTTCCCTCTTTTCATCTCCATCGCTGTTACACCAAAATTGATTTTATCATCCGGAGACAGAACGAATGTCGAGCCCCACCAGCACGCGCTCTGTGTTAGCCAGATCTCCGATAATCTTTTTAAGCGGTTCAGGAAGCTCCCTTACCAGTGTCGGTATGGCAATAATCTGGTCCCTTTTGGCAAGCTGGGGATTCTTTAAAAGGTCTATCACTTCAATGCGGTATTTCCCCGCGAGGTGCTCTTCGCAGATCTTCTTTAAATTAGCAAAGGCCGTAATCGATTTCGGGGTCTGATCGGTTACATATAACCGGAGAT encodes:
- a CDS encoding sigma 54-interacting transcriptional regulator, producing MNKSDRTRRQLLDELQELTSRMMEVEETLRAIRGGEVDGLVVSTVEGDRVFTLSGADHPYRVMVETMNEGAVTLASDGTILFCNQRFADIVQGSLEKVLGSSIYQYISSTDLQVFKALVERGLKGNSKVELALQTGGENYAPVLLSASPLQPTDMPGAVCMVVTDLTDQKRNEEMLAEEKLTTQILHQAAEIFVLCDHRGRIIRASQSTNRLFGRSPIFQAFDEAFDLLYPDGTPLVLLSAMSDKVLHAVEVTFKHGDNKFFSFLLSANSLITHKGFIGIVVVMVDVTERKKMEDALQKAHDELEQQVEERTVELVVAKEEAEKGKQKAETALSEINKLKDQLEEERAYLQEEIKLEYNHDKIIGQSDGLKYVLYKVEQIAGSDTTVLVLGETGTGKELIARAIHGLSLRKNRALVKVNCAALPSNLIESELFGHEKGAFTGSHSRRLGRFEVANGATLFLDEIGELPLELQSKLLRVLQDGEFERLGSSVTVKVDVRIIAATNRNLEEEVRNGHFREDLWYRLNIFPITMPSLRDRMDDIPLLVDFYVKKISKRMGRTIEIISASAMNALQNYHWPGNVRELENVLERAVINSSGPKLRLVDELKTPFKNLCTSQKTLESVERDYIVQTLEQTHWKVGGKNSAAEILGLDRSTLRARMRKLDIQKP
- a CDS encoding circadian clock KaiB family protein, producing MEMKRGKTSTEELEKAAAKRDRAKHVLQLYVTGMTPKSTQAIANVQKLCEKHLAGRYELKVIDIYQQPKLAKEEQIIATPTLIKKLPLPLRRLIGDMSDTERFLEGIGLKPKEFMSANQ
- a CDS encoding circadian clock KaiB family protein yields the protein MKAVSPGKRKKAKTDSTEESWNLRLYVTDQTPKSITAFANLKKICEEHLAGKYRIEVIDLLKNPQLAKRDQIIAIPTLVRELPEPLKKIIGDLANTERVLVGLDIRSVSG